A window of Tautonia plasticadhaerens contains these coding sequences:
- a CDS encoding TolB family protein: MTLTLAMLSALLPATIAPQQQGGRPSPYGGPPGAEQMSMEEVAANEARHLKDIRQVTFGFAKAGEGYFSPDGTSIIFQAARWPEPTTLQAPPEGWDAYQIYTAELIPGAEPKLVSTGEGKCTCAFFHPDGKSILFASSHLDPALEDGSAESDGQKAPAYSRSERYAWDFDPHMDIFRAEPDGSGLVRITEAPGYDAEGSYSPDGSKIVFTSFRDGDADIYVMDADGSDVRQITNAPGYDGGPFFSPDGKSLIYRSDREQNDLLQIFVNSVEGDDERQLTDNEHVNWGPYFHPDGRHLAYATSEQGHFNYEVYLLDAETGARERITYYPGFDGLPVFSPDGTKMMWTSKGRTADETSQLFIADFVLDPEGDAADADEAP, translated from the coding sequence ATGACGCTCACCCTCGCGATGCTCTCGGCCCTGCTGCCGGCGACGATCGCCCCGCAGCAGCAAGGGGGGCGGCCGTCCCCCTACGGCGGGCCCCCCGGCGCCGAACAGATGTCGATGGAGGAGGTCGCGGCGAACGAGGCCCGGCACCTCAAGGACATCCGCCAGGTCACCTTCGGCTTCGCCAAGGCCGGCGAGGGGTACTTCAGCCCCGACGGCACGTCGATCATCTTCCAGGCCGCCCGCTGGCCCGAGCCGACCACGTTGCAGGCCCCCCCGGAGGGGTGGGATGCGTACCAGATCTACACCGCCGAGCTGATCCCGGGCGCAGAGCCGAAGCTCGTCAGCACAGGGGAGGGCAAGTGCACCTGCGCCTTCTTCCACCCCGACGGCAAATCGATCCTCTTCGCCTCCTCGCACCTCGACCCCGCCCTCGAGGACGGGTCGGCCGAGTCCGACGGCCAGAAGGCCCCGGCCTACAGCCGGTCGGAGCGCTACGCCTGGGACTTCGACCCGCACATGGACATCTTCCGGGCCGAGCCCGACGGCTCGGGCCTCGTCCGGATCACCGAGGCCCCCGGCTACGACGCCGAGGGGAGCTACTCGCCCGACGGCTCGAAGATCGTCTTCACCAGCTTCCGGGACGGCGACGCCGACATCTACGTCATGGACGCCGACGGCTCCGACGTCCGGCAGATCACCAACGCCCCCGGTTACGACGGCGGCCCCTTCTTCTCCCCCGACGGCAAGTCCCTCATCTACCGGAGCGACCGGGAGCAGAACGACCTGCTCCAGATCTTCGTCAATAGCGTCGAGGGGGACGACGAGCGGCAGCTCACCGACAACGAGCACGTCAACTGGGGCCCCTACTTCCACCCCGACGGCCGACACCTCGCCTACGCCACCAGCGAGCAGGGGCACTTCAACTACGAGGTCTACCTGCTCGACGCGGAGACCGGCGCGAGGGAGCGGATCACCTACTACCCCGGCTTCGACGGCCTCCCCGTCTTCAGCCCCGACGGGACCAAGATGATGTGGACCTCCAAGGGCCGCACCGCCGACGAGACGAGCCAGTTGTTCATCGCCGACTTCGTGCTCGACCCCGAGGGCGATGCGGCCGACGCCGACGAGGCCCCCTGA
- a CDS encoding cob(I)yrinic acid a,c-diamide adenosyltransferase — protein MAKIYTKTGDDGTTGLLGPGRVPKDDRRIEAYGTVDELNAVLGVARADREIGLDLDRKLGLVQEELFAVGAALADPDPEGPFHGAVPGHFADRLEREIDALDAELPRLEHFILPGGTPIAARLHLARTVCRRAERAVVSLAQAPGQHVPEPIIVYLNRLSDYLFVLARSANARSGVADVPWRGL, from the coding sequence TTGGCAAAGATTTATACGAAAACCGGCGACGACGGCACCACCGGCCTGCTCGGGCCCGGCCGGGTCCCGAAGGACGACCGGAGGATCGAAGCGTACGGCACGGTCGACGAGCTGAACGCCGTGCTCGGCGTCGCCCGGGCCGACCGGGAGATCGGCCTGGACCTGGACCGCAAGCTCGGCCTGGTGCAGGAGGAGCTGTTCGCCGTCGGCGCCGCCCTGGCCGACCCGGATCCGGAGGGGCCCTTCCACGGGGCCGTCCCCGGGCACTTCGCCGATCGGCTGGAGCGAGAGATCGACGCCCTCGACGCCGAATTGCCGAGGCTGGAGCACTTCATCCTCCCCGGCGGGACCCCGATCGCCGCGAGGCTGCACCTGGCCCGGACCGTCTGCCGACGGGCCGAGCGGGCCGTCGTCTCCCTGGCCCAGGCACCGGGGCAGCACGTCCCCGAGCCGATCATCGTTTATTTGAACCGCCTGAGCGACTACCTGTTCGTGCTCGCCCGATCGGCCAACGCCCGATCCGGCGTGGCCGACGTGCCCTGGAGGGGCCTGTGA
- a CDS encoding SDR family NAD(P)-dependent oxidoreductase encodes MNLPGKAVLITGGRRVGGELARLLADRGAKLAMTYRTSREAIESTLADCRARGAETLAVEADLADPEQADRAVAEVVDRFGRIDALVNMASIYERTPFRELTPEHYHRMIAANLSAPYFAAVAAGKAMLGQPGMDGPPGLKGKIVTVGDWSTERPRSGYLPYIVAKGGLTTMTLALAKELAPHVAVTMVQPGTIEPPPDLDDAERSAILRATPLGRIGSPDDANALILCLLEGTDFATGACYRVDGGRFLGTDDEPT; translated from the coding sequence GTGAACCTGCCCGGCAAGGCCGTGCTCATCACCGGGGGCCGCCGGGTCGGCGGCGAGCTGGCGAGGCTCCTCGCCGACCGGGGGGCGAAGCTCGCCATGACCTACCGGACCAGCCGGGAGGCGATCGAGTCCACCCTGGCCGACTGCCGGGCCCGGGGGGCCGAGACCCTGGCCGTCGAGGCCGACCTGGCCGACCCCGAGCAGGCGGATCGGGCCGTGGCCGAGGTCGTCGATCGGTTCGGCAGGATCGACGCCTTGGTCAACATGGCGAGCATCTACGAGCGGACCCCCTTCCGGGAGCTGACCCCCGAGCACTACCACCGGATGATCGCCGCCAACCTGAGCGCCCCCTACTTCGCCGCCGTGGCCGCCGGCAAGGCGATGCTCGGGCAGCCGGGGATGGACGGCCCCCCGGGCCTCAAGGGGAAGATCGTCACCGTCGGCGACTGGTCGACCGAACGCCCCCGGTCCGGCTACCTGCCCTACATCGTGGCCAAGGGGGGCCTGACCACCATGACCCTGGCCCTGGCCAAGGAGCTCGCCCCCCACGTCGCCGTCACCATGGTGCAGCCGGGGACGATCGAGCCGCCGCCGGACCTGGACGACGCCGAGCGGTCGGCCATCCTCCGGGCCACCCCGCTCGGCCGGATCGGCTCACCCGACGACGCCAACGCCCTGATCCTCTGCCTGCTGGAGGGGACCGACTTCGCCACCGGCGCCTGCTACCGGGTCGACGGCGGCCGGTTCCTCGGCACCGACGACGAGCCGACCTGA
- a CDS encoding PAS domain-containing protein, translating to MTGDLRTILNVHGDGETRAAVSNLLRAEGMRPRDLASADEVLAVLRRPGAEGAGLALVDASLDEAEPLCRALKGGPGHWLPLLLTRSADADPPPSLSALADDVLQRPPDPGPWMAAVRAWLRVGARLSESRAEAGRWREMLEAMEEGLAMVGPDGAIRWCNPALAELLGAEPRDLVGHRLADRASHLIPPGRPWPLDRTLRGGGRLRDEWELGRRWLRSTSAPLRDDRGAIGGAVASLEDVSAEVHLRQRVARVEGEAAAREQQIEQLERDARLYQALAGIDGRPGDRARHRPSMSQALPGFFCDAVEQYGRVLDLRLRRRGYLVEDEPDGSAELTTLAERLADAGAGPRDVVELHALALRQRSSGAQSAKARAFAEEAKVAVLELMGRLAEHYRAGRGAAARPVTAPPGPSPGPSE from the coding sequence ATGACGGGAGACCTCCGCACGATCCTGAACGTCCACGGCGACGGCGAGACGAGGGCGGCCGTCTCGAACCTGCTCAGGGCCGAGGGGATGCGTCCCCGAGACCTGGCCTCGGCCGACGAGGTCCTCGCCGTGCTCCGGAGGCCCGGGGCCGAGGGGGCGGGGCTGGCCCTGGTCGACGCCTCGCTCGACGAGGCCGAGCCGCTCTGCCGGGCGTTGAAGGGCGGTCCGGGCCACTGGCTGCCGCTGCTGCTGACCCGATCGGCCGACGCCGACCCGCCCCCCTCCCTCTCGGCCCTGGCCGACGACGTGCTGCAACGGCCGCCCGACCCCGGCCCCTGGATGGCGGCCGTCCGGGCCTGGCTCCGGGTCGGCGCCCGGCTTTCCGAGTCCCGGGCCGAGGCCGGCCGCTGGCGGGAGATGCTCGAGGCGATGGAGGAGGGCCTGGCGATGGTCGGCCCCGACGGGGCGATCCGCTGGTGCAACCCCGCCCTGGCCGAGCTGCTGGGGGCCGAGCCCCGGGACCTGGTCGGCCACCGCCTGGCCGACCGGGCCTCCCACCTCATCCCCCCCGGCCGCCCCTGGCCGCTCGACCGCACCCTCCGGGGCGGCGGCCGCCTGCGGGACGAGTGGGAGCTGGGCCGCCGCTGGCTCCGCTCCACCTCGGCCCCCCTGCGGGACGACCGGGGGGCGATCGGCGGCGCCGTCGCCTCGCTGGAGGACGTCTCGGCCGAGGTCCACCTCCGCCAGCGGGTCGCCCGGGTCGAGGGCGAGGCCGCCGCCCGGGAGCAGCAGATCGAGCAGCTGGAGCGCGACGCCCGGCTCTACCAGGCGCTGGCCGGCATCGACGGCCGCCCGGGGGACCGGGCACGCCACCGGCCGTCGATGAGCCAGGCCCTGCCGGGGTTCTTCTGCGACGCGGTCGAGCAGTACGGCCGGGTGCTCGACCTGCGGCTCCGGCGCCGCGGCTACCTCGTGGAGGACGAGCCCGACGGCTCGGCCGAGCTGACGACGCTGGCCGAGCGGCTCGCCGACGCCGGCGCCGGCCCCCGGGACGTCGTCGAGCTGCACGCCCTGGCCCTCCGTCAGCGCTCCTCGGGGGCGCAGTCGGCCAAGGCGAGGGCCTTCGCGGAGGAGGCCAAGGTCGCCGTCCTCGAACTGATGGGCCGGCTCGCCGAGCACTACCGCGCCGGCCGGGGCGCGGCGGCTCGGCCCGTGACGGCCCCCCCGGGGCCGTCCCCGGGACCGTCGGAGTGA
- a CDS encoding circadian clock KaiB family protein, whose protein sequence is MDRYLLKLYVTGLTSRSQRAMATLRRLCEAELAGHYELLVVDVLERPELAERDKVLATPTLIKELPEPERRIIGDLSDPARVLAALELQAATRPSEPTAAEAD, encoded by the coding sequence ATGGACCGCTATCTCCTCAAGCTATATGTGACCGGGCTGACCTCCCGGTCGCAGCGCGCCATGGCCACGCTCCGCCGCCTCTGCGAGGCCGAGCTGGCCGGGCATTACGAGCTGCTGGTGGTCGACGTCCTGGAGCGCCCGGAGCTGGCCGAGCGGGACAAGGTCCTGGCCACCCCCACCCTGATCAAGGAGCTCCCCGAGCCCGAGCGGCGGATCATCGGCGACCTGTCCGACCCGGCCCGCGTGCTCGCGGCACTGGAGTTGCAAGCCGCCACCCGCCCTTCGGAGCCCACCGCCGCGGAGGCCGATTGA
- the kaiC gene encoding circadian clock protein KaiC, with the protein MSISKLPTEIHGFDLIACGGLPEGRATLIAGSSGSAKTVFAAQFLAAGIMERREPGVFVTFEETPEDLRSNFLGLGWDIASWEAAGLWAFVDVSPEPGEPPIFAGGYDLGALMARVQYAVKKVGARRLVLDALGGVFSQFPDETTVRAELFRLTRSLRGLGVTALITAERGEEYGAVSRYGVEEFVSDNVMILRNVLDEEVRRRTLEILKFRGTDHLKGEWPFTIVPGRGIVAIPLAALQLKQKSSDVRISSGNPLLDQMCGGGFFRDSIILVSGATGTGKTLLSTEFIGGGARSGERCLLFAFEESREQLFRNASGWGTDFATMEADGLLKVVCTYPESTTLEDALILIKETIDTFRPHRIAIDSLSALERVAPVKSFREFVIGLTSTIKDQEVPALFTATTDSLMGGSSITEAHISTITDSIILLRYVELFGEIRRGLTVLKMRGSWHEKVIREFTIDGSGLHVGSPFRNVSGILSGVLSHAGASDQERLENLFRDDLPPRPG; encoded by the coding sequence ATGTCGATTTCCAAGCTGCCCACCGAGATCCACGGCTTCGACCTGATCGCCTGCGGCGGCCTGCCCGAGGGGCGCGCCACGCTGATCGCCGGCTCCTCCGGCAGCGCCAAGACGGTCTTCGCCGCCCAGTTCCTCGCCGCCGGCATCATGGAGCGGCGGGAGCCCGGGGTGTTCGTCACCTTCGAGGAGACGCCGGAGGACCTCCGCAGCAACTTCCTCGGCCTGGGATGGGACATCGCCTCCTGGGAGGCGGCCGGCCTCTGGGCCTTCGTCGACGTCTCCCCGGAGCCGGGAGAGCCCCCCATCTTCGCCGGCGGCTACGACCTGGGGGCCCTGATGGCCCGGGTCCAGTACGCCGTCAAGAAGGTCGGCGCCAGGAGGCTGGTCCTCGACGCCCTGGGGGGCGTCTTCAGCCAGTTCCCCGACGAGACCACCGTCCGGGCCGAGCTGTTCCGCCTGACCCGGTCCCTCCGGGGCCTGGGCGTCACCGCCCTGATCACCGCCGAGCGCGGCGAGGAGTACGGCGCGGTCTCCCGGTACGGCGTCGAGGAGTTCGTCTCCGACAACGTGATGATCCTCCGCAACGTCCTGGACGAGGAGGTCCGGCGCCGGACCCTGGAGATCCTCAAGTTCCGCGGCACCGACCACCTCAAGGGGGAATGGCCCTTCACCATCGTCCCCGGCCGGGGGATCGTCGCCATCCCCCTGGCCGCCCTGCAGCTGAAGCAGAAGTCCTCCGACGTCCGGATCTCCTCCGGCAACCCCCTGCTGGACCAGATGTGCGGCGGCGGCTTCTTCCGGGACTCGATCATCCTGGTCAGCGGCGCCACCGGCACGGGCAAGACCCTGCTCTCCACCGAGTTCATCGGCGGCGGCGCCCGCTCCGGCGAGCGCTGCCTGCTCTTCGCCTTCGAGGAGAGCCGGGAGCAGCTCTTCCGCAACGCCTCGGGCTGGGGCACCGACTTCGCCACCATGGAGGCCGACGGCCTGCTGAAGGTCGTCTGCACCTACCCCGAGTCGACCACCCTGGAAGACGCCCTGATCCTGATCAAGGAGACGATCGACACGTTCCGGCCCCACCGGATCGCCATCGACAGCCTCTCGGCCCTGGAGCGGGTGGCCCCCGTCAAGAGCTTCCGCGAGTTCGTCATCGGCCTGACCTCCACGATCAAGGACCAGGAGGTCCCCGCCCTGTTCACCGCCACCACCGACAGCCTGATGGGCGGCTCGTCGATCACCGAGGCGCACATCTCCACGATCACCGACTCGATCATCCTGCTCCGCTACGTCGAGCTCTTCGGCGAGATCCGGCGCGGCCTGACCGTGCTGAAGATGCGCGGCTCCTGGCACGAGAAGGTGATCCGGGAGTTCACCATCGACGGCTCCGGCCTGCACGTCGGCTCGCCGTTCCGCAACGTCTCCGGCATCCTCTCCGGCGTGCTCTCCCACGCCGGGGCTTCCGACCAGGAACGCCTCGAGAACCTGTTCCGGGACGACCTCCCCCCCCGTCCCGGCTGA
- a CDS encoding PAS domain-containing hybrid sensor histidine kinase/response regulator has product MQDHQPAEGGDPPFRRIVENGADGVVVLDPEGAIVYANPAAAALLGRPIESLKGRPLGLPVFAGQSAEIDVPGPGDTPRVVELRPIRADWSGRPALLVGLRDVTAYRKLADGQRFLARAGAELARSLDLPETLDRIARLALEHLADGCLIDLVRPDGKICRERARHDSPDLDAAMAPLRDGDCVPSGGPSGLPRVLRTGRPKLFNRATFPAIDSLTGSPARREVVRALGVNSLLILPLVARGRTLGALTLLATRPGRCFSAADLPATTELAQLAALALDDARLYEEACEAVRRRDEFLAMLSHELRNPLASIVHASALLRDASALGAGQRQAVEVVAKQSEQMSRLLDDLLDVSRVTRGIIRVDRRRADLLDVVDRALQAARPAIESAGHRLHFDRPSGPIPIDGDPARLSQVLVNLLTNAARYTPPGGNVWLEVDAGGGQAQVVVRDDGLGIEPELLPRIFDPFIQGRRDLDRSQGGLGIGLTLVKTIVDLHGGAISASSPGPGRGSSFRLRLRTAPPSPDGDGVPASGAPPGGPIPEAGRPLRILIVEDHEDNREMLRTLLEMSGHRVETAADGIEALDALRRKPDLALLDVGLPGMDGMTLARAVRADPDLCGLRMVAITGYARPEDREEALSAGFDAHLPKPVPIEELDRLIALLPDGHPRLPPPSP; this is encoded by the coding sequence ATGCAGGACCACCAACCCGCCGAGGGTGGCGACCCCCCATTCCGGCGGATCGTCGAGAACGGGGCCGACGGCGTGGTCGTCCTCGACCCCGAGGGCGCGATCGTCTACGCCAATCCCGCCGCCGCCGCCCTGCTCGGCCGGCCGATCGAGTCCCTGAAGGGCCGTCCCCTGGGCCTGCCCGTCTTCGCCGGCCAGTCGGCCGAGATCGACGTGCCCGGCCCCGGCGACACCCCCCGGGTCGTCGAGCTCCGCCCCATCCGGGCCGACTGGTCCGGCCGGCCGGCGCTGCTGGTCGGGCTGAGGGACGTGACCGCCTATCGCAAGCTGGCCGACGGCCAGCGCTTCCTCGCCCGGGCCGGGGCCGAGCTGGCCCGGTCGCTCGACCTGCCCGAGACGCTCGACCGGATCGCCCGGCTCGCCCTGGAGCACCTGGCCGACGGCTGCCTGATCGACCTGGTCCGGCCCGACGGCAAGATCTGCCGGGAGCGGGCCCGCCACGACTCCCCCGACCTCGACGCCGCGATGGCCCCGCTCCGGGACGGCGACTGCGTCCCTTCCGGCGGCCCCTCCGGGCTCCCCCGGGTCCTCCGGACCGGCCGGCCGAAGCTGTTCAACCGGGCCACCTTCCCGGCGATCGACTCGCTGACCGGATCCCCCGCCAGGAGGGAGGTCGTCCGGGCCCTGGGGGTCAACTCGCTGCTGATCCTGCCGCTGGTCGCCCGGGGCCGGACCCTGGGCGCCCTGACCCTGCTGGCCACCCGCCCCGGCCGCTGCTTCTCGGCCGCCGACCTGCCGGCCACCACCGAGCTGGCCCAGCTCGCCGCCCTCGCCCTGGATGACGCCCGGCTCTACGAGGAGGCCTGCGAGGCGGTCCGCCGCCGGGACGAGTTCCTGGCCATGCTCTCCCACGAGCTGCGCAACCCCCTGGCCTCGATCGTCCACGCCTCGGCCCTGCTCCGGGACGCCTCGGCCCTCGGGGCGGGGCAGCGCCAGGCCGTCGAGGTGGTGGCCAAGCAGTCCGAGCAGATGTCCCGGCTGCTCGACGACCTGCTGGACGTCTCCCGGGTGACCCGGGGAATCATCCGGGTCGACCGCCGTCGGGCCGACCTGCTCGACGTGGTCGACCGCGCCCTGCAGGCCGCCCGCCCGGCGATCGAGTCGGCCGGCCACCGGCTGCACTTCGACCGCCCCTCCGGCCCCATCCCGATCGACGGCGACCCGGCCCGGCTCTCCCAGGTGCTGGTCAACCTGCTGACCAACGCCGCGCGATACACCCCCCCGGGGGGGAACGTCTGGCTCGAGGTCGACGCCGGGGGGGGGCAGGCCCAGGTCGTCGTCCGGGACGACGGGCTGGGGATCGAGCCCGAGCTGCTGCCCCGCATCTTCGACCCCTTCATCCAGGGCCGACGGGACCTGGATCGGTCCCAGGGCGGGCTGGGGATCGGCCTGACCCTGGTCAAGACGATCGTCGACCTGCACGGCGGCGCGATCTCCGCCTCCAGCCCCGGGCCCGGCCGGGGCAGCTCCTTCCGGCTCCGGCTGCGGACCGCCCCCCCCTCCCCCGACGGGGACGGCGTCCCCGCCTCGGGGGCCCCCCCGGGCGGCCCGATCCCCGAGGCCGGCCGGCCGCTCCGGATCCTGATCGTCGAGGACCACGAGGACAACCGGGAGATGCTCCGCACCCTGCTGGAGATGTCCGGCCACCGGGTCGAGACGGCGGCCGACGGCATCGAGGCCCTGGACGCCCTCCGGAGGAAGCCGGACCTGGCCCTGCTCGACGTGGGGCTGCCGGGCATGGACGGCATGACGCTCGCCCGGGCCGTCCGGGCCGACCCCGATCTCTGCGGCCTCCGCATGGTCGCCATCACCGGCTACGCCCGGCCCGAGGACCGGGAGGAGGCACTCTCCGCCGGCTTCGACGCCCACCTCCCCAAGCCCGTCCCCATCGAGGAGCTGGACCGACTGATCGCCCTGCTCCCCGACGGGCACCCTCGCCTGCCCCCCCCGAGCCCCTGA
- a CDS encoding Gfo/Idh/MocA family protein, protein MPHRLHRRQFLRSSAAFGAGFLILGRDPNRAFGQSPNDRVAIACIGVGGKGSSDTDHAAACGQVVALCDIDDRRLKQKAEQYPDAKTFHDYRELLDALGDTLDAVVVSTPDHTHAAASIDAMKRGKHVYCQKPLAHSPFEARAMLEAARAHGVQTQMGNQGTASDGFRTGVELIRSGALGPVREVHVWTNRPFKYWKQAPDLVARPEETPPVPEHVHWDLFVGPAPMRPYHPVYHPHDWRGWWDFGTGSLGDMACHTANLPFMGLMLGYPTRVSAVSGAINPETYPAWATITYEFPARGELPPVKLTWYEGAKDGERNLPDPALFRGRTAVDSGSLLVGEALTLYSPSDYGMEQELWPTRADDANDTAIALEIPRTLERLGGEDDRDLNNKREWVRAIVDGGPSPLSNFDYAAVLTESMLLGNVAVRLGEAIDYDAEAMTVPGRPEADRLIRPTYREGWSL, encoded by the coding sequence ATGCCCCACCGCCTCCACCGCCGCCAGTTCCTCCGGTCGTCGGCCGCCTTCGGCGCCGGGTTCCTGATCCTGGGCCGGGACCCGAATCGGGCCTTCGGCCAGTCGCCGAACGATCGGGTGGCGATCGCCTGCATCGGCGTCGGCGGCAAGGGGAGCAGCGACACCGACCACGCCGCCGCCTGCGGGCAGGTCGTCGCCCTCTGCGACATCGACGACCGGCGGCTGAAGCAGAAGGCCGAGCAGTACCCGGACGCGAAGACCTTCCACGACTACCGGGAGCTGCTCGACGCCCTGGGGGACACCCTCGACGCCGTCGTCGTCAGCACCCCCGACCACACCCACGCCGCCGCCTCGATCGACGCCATGAAGCGCGGCAAGCATGTCTATTGCCAGAAGCCGCTGGCGCACTCGCCCTTCGAGGCGAGGGCCATGCTGGAGGCCGCCCGGGCCCACGGCGTGCAGACCCAGATGGGCAACCAGGGCACGGCCTCCGACGGCTTCCGGACCGGGGTCGAGCTGATCCGGTCCGGCGCCCTCGGGCCCGTCCGGGAGGTCCACGTCTGGACCAACCGCCCGTTCAAGTACTGGAAGCAGGCGCCCGACCTCGTGGCCCGTCCCGAGGAGACGCCGCCGGTCCCCGAGCACGTCCACTGGGACCTGTTCGTCGGCCCGGCCCCGATGCGGCCGTACCACCCGGTCTACCACCCCCACGACTGGAGGGGCTGGTGGGACTTCGGCACCGGGTCGCTCGGCGACATGGCCTGCCACACGGCGAACCTGCCCTTCATGGGGCTCATGCTCGGCTACCCGACCCGGGTCTCGGCCGTCAGCGGCGCGATCAACCCCGAGACCTACCCCGCCTGGGCGACGATCACCTACGAGTTCCCCGCCCGGGGCGAGCTGCCCCCCGTCAAACTAACCTGGTATGAAGGCGCGAAGGACGGCGAGCGGAACCTGCCCGACCCGGCCCTGTTCCGGGGCCGGACGGCGGTCGACAGCGGCTCGCTGCTGGTGGGAGAGGCGCTGACGCTCTACTCCCCCAGCGACTACGGCATGGAGCAGGAACTCTGGCCGACCCGTGCCGACGACGCCAACGACACCGCGATCGCGCTGGAGATCCCCCGCACGCTCGAACGGCTGGGAGGCGAGGACGACCGGGATCTGAACAACAAACGCGAATGGGTCCGCGCCATCGTCGACGGCGGCCCGAGCCCGCTGTCGAACTTCGACTACGCGGCGGTGCTGACCGAGTCGATGCTGCTGGGCAACGTGGCCGTCCGCCTCGGCGAGGCGATCGACTACGACGCCGAGGCGATGACCGTGCCCGGCAGGCCCGAGGCCGACCGGCTGATCCGGCCGACGTACCGGGAGGGCTGGTCGCTCTGA
- a CDS encoding endonuclease domain-containing protein, giving the protein MSQPDPDDVRSAGYRRARARRLRRESTFPERSLWYLLRDRRLSSLKFRRQHPIGPYFVDFYCAAYRLVIEVDGRTHDDRADQDISRQRDLESRGLVVHRVGNDEVLDDPESVVLGILKAVGIDPDLDPVFIQPPPRSPTRGGEGRSPSPSPRSRGEGRGEGSRRSP; this is encoded by the coding sequence ATGAGCCAACCGGATCCCGATGACGTTCGATCGGCCGGGTACCGGAGGGCCCGAGCCCGACGACTCCGGCGGGAGTCGACCTTCCCCGAACGATCGCTCTGGTACCTGCTGAGGGATCGCCGTCTCTCCAGCCTCAAGTTCCGGAGGCAGCACCCCATCGGCCCCTACTTCGTCGACTTCTACTGTGCGGCCTACCGGCTTGTCATCGAGGTCGACGGCCGAACCCACGACGATCGAGCCGACCAGGACATCAGCCGCCAGCGTGACTTGGAGAGCCGAGGGCTGGTGGTTCATCGGGTCGGCAATGACGAGGTCCTGGATGATCCCGAGTCGGTGGTCCTCGGCATCCTCAAGGCGGTCGGGATCGACCCCGATCTCGACCCGGTCTTCATCCAACCCCCTCCCCGTTCCCCCACCCGAGGGGGCGAGGGTCGGAGTCCCTCCCCCTCTCCCCGCTCGCGGGGAGAGGGCCGGGGTGAGGGGTCCCGGCGTTCGCCCTGA